The Pedobacter cryoconitis genome includes a window with the following:
- a CDS encoding response regulator — protein sequence MVRKTLKNNLRFGLGLSLLLLFISSFASYVSITNLIKNSDLVSHSNAVIRHTDGVLSVLKDAETGQRGFLLTGDEVFLEPYNGAKAEAILLLDTLQRQTTDNSAQQVNINKLREIIEGRLSILEKTITIKRKGGSVSIGDLLTGKAYMDKARVVIKTMQTEEQSLLNARTASQNKLAGFTPVLIIIAALLAILITIFFYRRVSTDFDARIQLQQKLEETNKEVDRRIHVIQDIAAQISSGNYQIRLDEAAEDSLGRLALSLNSMAESLQYSFSLLADKEWLQSGIANLNDKMVGEKNVETLANDILENIIQHTSAHVAAFYLLENDRELHMAGSYALLADQRKQTLKEGEGLVGQVLKSGKQILLNDIPDGELTISYAAGNTKPKNIVAVPVIRDNVIVGVMEFGSLNTFSQLQLDFFNNIATNIGVAVHVAQNRKKLQEFLEETQAQAEELQAQHSELEGLNAELEAQTQKIQTSEEELRVQQEELLQSNQELEERTTLLEEKNQMIHEHNVEIQRKSEQLEQSTKYKSEFLANMSHELRTPLNSILLLSKLMSDNEELDPEYIEYAEVIQSSGQGLLGLIDEILDLSKIEAGKMKLELADISLNEVSSDMRSLFNPIAKNKQLEFNIEQQSELSTLHTDKMRLEQILKNLLSNAIKFTAKGSVTLNIHSDQANNAMIFKVTDTGIGIPVAKQGLVFEAFQQADGSTRRKFGGTGLGLSISRELAKLLGGEIEVTSVENTGSTFTLTLPIDGIAAELEEEIHATYDYSDVEVIETEGTALPERYTVDHIPQEIDDDRATIVKGDKVILIIEDDTSFAKALLTFTRKRNYKGIVAVRGDIGIELANHFKPLAILLDIQLPVKDGWQVMEELKANPATRPIPVHIMSSLEVKKESLLKGAVDFINKPVALEHMQQIFQKLEHALSRHPKKVLIVEENEQHAKALSYFLSNHAIQTEVVNNVAQGVDALQRKEVDCVILDMGIPDKNAYLTLETIKKSEGLENLPIIIFTGKNLSQGEERRIKQYADSIVVKTAHSYQRILDEAGLFLHLVEEKSVESKAKKATETLGSLYEVLHNKTVLIADDDVRNIFSLTKALEQHKMKVLAATDGKEALQLLKENPSIDLVLMDMMMPEMDGYESTKEIRKISAFKHLPILAVTAKAMMGDREKCIAAGASDYISKPVDVDQLISLLRVWLYDKN from the coding sequence ATGGTTAGGAAAACATTAAAAAATAACCTGCGTTTTGGACTGGGGTTATCTTTATTATTGCTTTTTATCAGTTCGTTTGCTTCTTATGTAAGTATTACTAATCTGATTAAAAATTCAGATCTGGTTTCTCATAGTAATGCGGTAATCAGGCATACAGATGGAGTGTTATCTGTTTTAAAAGATGCAGAAACCGGGCAACGGGGGTTTTTGCTGACAGGAGATGAAGTTTTTCTTGAACCTTATAACGGAGCTAAAGCTGAAGCAATCCTTTTATTGGATACTTTGCAGCGTCAAACTACAGATAACTCTGCACAGCAAGTTAATATTAACAAGCTGAGAGAAATTATTGAAGGGCGCTTAAGTATTCTTGAAAAAACTATAACTATCAAAAGAAAAGGCGGGTCTGTGAGCATCGGAGACTTGCTTACCGGTAAAGCTTATATGGACAAAGCAAGGGTTGTCATTAAAACCATGCAGACTGAAGAACAAAGCTTGCTGAACGCGCGGACTGCAAGCCAGAATAAGCTGGCAGGCTTTACTCCAGTGTTAATTATCATTGCGGCACTGCTGGCTATTTTAATCACTATCTTCTTTTACCGCAGGGTTTCAACAGATTTCGATGCCAGAATTCAACTGCAACAGAAACTAGAAGAAACCAACAAAGAAGTTGATCGCCGGATTCACGTTATTCAGGATATAGCCGCTCAGATTTCCAGTGGAAATTACCAGATCAGACTGGATGAAGCAGCAGAAGATAGCCTGGGCCGTTTGGCATTATCACTGAATTCAATGGCCGAATCTTTACAATACTCTTTCTCTTTACTGGCTGACAAAGAATGGTTACAATCTGGTATTGCGAACCTGAATGATAAGATGGTTGGTGAGAAAAATGTAGAAACGCTGGCTAATGATATTTTAGAAAACATTATTCAGCACACAAGCGCACATGTAGCCGCTTTTTATCTTTTAGAAAATGACCGTGAACTGCATATGGCAGGAAGTTATGCGTTATTAGCAGATCAGCGGAAACAAACACTGAAAGAAGGAGAGGGACTGGTTGGCCAGGTGCTGAAATCCGGCAAACAGATTTTGCTGAACGATATTCCTGATGGAGAATTGACCATTAGTTATGCCGCTGGAAATACTAAACCTAAAAATATAGTTGCAGTACCTGTAATCAGGGATAATGTAATTGTTGGTGTGATGGAGTTTGGTTCACTGAATACATTTAGTCAATTGCAGCTCGACTTTTTCAATAACATTGCGACTAATATAGGAGTAGCCGTTCATGTAGCTCAGAACCGGAAGAAATTGCAAGAATTCCTGGAAGAAACGCAAGCACAGGCAGAAGAATTACAAGCACAGCATAGTGAGCTGGAAGGCTTAAATGCAGAATTAGAAGCGCAGACTCAAAAGATACAAACTTCTGAAGAAGAACTTCGGGTGCAACAAGAAGAGCTTTTACAAAGCAATCAGGAGCTCGAAGAAAGAACAACCTTGCTGGAAGAGAAAAATCAGATGATCCATGAGCATAATGTGGAGATTCAGCGGAAATCTGAGCAGTTGGAACAAAGCACGAAATATAAGTCAGAATTCCTGGCGAATATGTCTCATGAGCTAAGAACACCGTTAAATTCGATCTTGCTGCTTTCTAAGTTAATGTCTGATAACGAAGAACTGGATCCGGAATATATAGAATATGCTGAGGTTATTCAGAGTTCGGGACAAGGATTATTAGGCTTGATTGATGAGATTCTTGACCTTTCTAAAATCGAAGCAGGGAAAATGAAGCTGGAACTGGCGGATATCAGTTTGAATGAGGTGTCGTCAGATATGCGCTCTTTATTCAATCCGATAGCGAAAAACAAACAGCTGGAATTTAATATCGAGCAGCAGAGTGAGCTATCAACGCTTCATACCGATAAAATGCGTCTGGAGCAGATTTTAAAGAACCTGCTGTCCAATGCAATCAAGTTTACAGCTAAGGGAAGTGTAACCCTGAATATTCATAGCGATCAGGCAAATAATGCAATGATCTTCAAAGTAACAGATACAGGTATTGGTATTCCTGTTGCTAAACAGGGGTTAGTCTTCGAAGCTTTTCAGCAGGCAGATGGTTCAACCAGAAGGAAGTTTGGTGGAACAGGACTTGGACTTTCCATCAGCAGAGAGCTGGCTAAGTTATTAGGCGGAGAAATAGAAGTGACGAGTGTAGAAAATACAGGGAGTACATTCACGCTTACTTTACCTATAGATGGTATTGCAGCCGAACTCGAAGAAGAAATCCATGCAACCTATGATTACAGTGATGTTGAAGTTATTGAGACAGAAGGAACAGCACTGCCAGAGCGTTATACAGTAGATCATATTCCGCAGGAAATTGATGATGACCGTGCAACTATAGTCAAAGGAGATAAAGTGATCCTGATTATTGAGGATGATACTTCTTTTGCGAAGGCACTATTAACCTTTACACGCAAGAGAAATTACAAAGGAATAGTCGCTGTAAGAGGTGATATTGGGATTGAACTGGCGAACCACTTTAAACCTTTAGCAATCCTGCTGGATATACAGCTTCCGGTAAAGGATGGCTGGCAGGTGATGGAAGAACTGAAAGCGAATCCAGCAACAAGACCTATCCCTGTACATATTATGTCCTCGCTGGAAGTGAAAAAGGAAAGCTTGTTAAAGGGCGCTGTTGACTTTATCAATAAACCAGTAGCCCTGGAACATATGCAGCAGATTTTCCAAAAGCTGGAACATGCTTTAAGCCGTCATCCTAAAAAGGTACTGATTGTGGAAGAAAATGAGCAGCATGCAAAAGCATTAAGCTACTTTTTAAGTAATCATGCGATACAAACTGAGGTCGTAAATAACGTAGCGCAGGGTGTTGACGCATTGCAGCGCAAAGAAGTGGATTGTGTGATACTGGATATGGGTATCCCTGATAAAAATGCTTACCTGACTCTGGAAACGATTAAAAAGAGTGAAGGATTAGAGAATCTTCCAATCATTATTTTTACGGGTAAAAACCTTTCTCAGGGAGAGGAACGCAGAATTAAGCAATACGCGGATTCTATTGTTGTAAAAACGGCACATTCTTATCAGCGTATTCTGGATGAAGCAGGACTTTTTCTGCATTTGGTAGAAGAAAAATCAGTAGAAAGCAAAGCAAAAAAAGCGACTGAAACTTTGGGCAGCTTATATGAAGTGTTGCATAATAAGACCGTATTAATCGCTGATGACGATGTCAGGAACATTTTTTCTCTGACTAAAGCATTGGAACAACATAAGATGAAAGTATTGGCTGCTACTGATGGAAAAGAAGCACTACAGTTACTTAAGGAGAATCCGTCGATAGATCTTGTGCTCATGGATATGATGATGCCGGAGATGGACGGATATGAAAGCACCAAAGAAATCAGGAAAATAAGTGCGTTTAAACATTTACCTATTTTAGCTGTTACTGCGAAAGCAATGATGGGAGATAGAGAAAAATGTATCGCTGCGGGTGCATCCGACTATATTTCCAAGCCAGTCGATGTGGATCAGCTGATTTCGTTATTGCGCGTATGGCTTTATGATAAAAATTAA
- a CDS encoding two-component system response regulator — MEKKRKVLIIDDDNRNIFALKAVLKSKGYQCVSAIGGEEGLQLLEEQKDIAVVLMDMMMPGMDGYEAMAIMSKDPELKEIPVIAVTAQAMLGDKERCLNAGAVGYVSKPINVDSLTDLLVKYI; from the coding sequence ATGGAAAAAAAGAGAAAAGTATTAATAATAGATGACGATAACAGGAATATCTTTGCTTTAAAGGCTGTGTTGAAATCTAAAGGTTATCAGTGCGTTTCGGCAATTGGTGGGGAAGAAGGGTTACAGTTGCTGGAAGAACAAAAAGATATTGCAGTAGTATTAATGGATATGATGATGCCTGGAATGGATGGTTATGAAGCCATGGCGATCATGAGTAAAGATCCTGAATTAAAAGAAATACCTGTTATTGCTGTTACGGCGCAGGCGATGCTTGGAGATAAAGAGCGCTGCCTGAATGCAGGTGCGGTTGGTTATGTCTCAAAACCTATTAATGTAGACAGCTTAACCGATTTATTAGTTAAATATATTTAG
- a CDS encoding CheR family methyltransferase, which translates to MSQELSVITDEQVEILLADLLEHYGYDFTGYSKASIKRRILRLYSLDKQVSFAEFRYTINNDTTYFKRFVEQITVNVTEMFRDPGFFKTLRDVVLPKLGTYPFIRIWLAGCSTGEEAYSISIILKELNLLHKSLIYATDLNPVVLEKAAQGMFAMSQMKQYSENYILSGGAKDFSSYYTANYSLAKFSDDLKSRLIFSTHNLVSDHSFNEFQLILCRNVLIYFDRDLQHKVLNLFDESLEGLGYLALGSKETLDFSPLSKNYKRVPAEKIWRKVS; encoded by the coding sequence ATGAGCCAGGAATTATCTGTAATTACTGACGAGCAGGTCGAAATTCTGCTGGCAGATTTGCTGGAGCATTACGGATATGATTTTACAGGTTATTCCAAAGCATCTATTAAAAGGAGAATACTGAGATTGTATTCTCTGGATAAGCAGGTAAGTTTTGCAGAATTCCGGTATACTATAAATAATGATACCACTTATTTTAAAAGGTTTGTAGAGCAGATTACGGTTAATGTGACCGAGATGTTCAGGGATCCGGGTTTTTTTAAGACACTGAGAGATGTAGTGCTGCCTAAACTGGGAACTTATCCTTTTATAAGAATTTGGCTTGCTGGTTGTTCAACTGGGGAGGAGGCCTATTCAATTTCAATTATCCTGAAGGAACTAAACCTCTTACACAAATCTCTGATTTACGCGACAGATCTAAATCCCGTTGTTTTAGAAAAGGCTGCGCAGGGTATGTTTGCGATGAGCCAGATGAAACAATATTCGGAGAATTATATTTTATCGGGTGGTGCAAAAGATTTTTCGAGTTACTATACGGCAAACTATTCTCTGGCAAAATTCAGTGATGATTTAAAAAGCAGGCTAATTTTTTCTACACATAATCTGGTTTCTGATCATTCTTTTAATGAATTTCAACTAATTTTGTGTCGTAATGTCCTGATTTACTTTGACCGGGATTTACAACATAAAGTTTTAAACCTTTTTGATGAAAGCCTGGAAGGTCTTGGTTATCTTGCTTTAGGAAGTAAGGAAACGCTGGATTTTTCCCCGCTCTCCAAAAATTATAAGCGGGTTCCCGCAGAAAAAATCTGGAGGAAAGTAAGCTAA
- a CDS encoding chemotaxis protein CheB, with translation MKDCEALIIGGSAGSLDVLLKVLPGLSPALSFPIIIVVHRKHGADSLLPELLSGRTSLIVKEIDEKEPILAGTIYIAPSDYHTLIEKDKSFSLDYSEKINYSRPAIDATFQTAAEVYKTKLVCLLLSGSNSDGVNGLISVKAWGGITAIQDPATAQVSYMPQQAAIHAKIDYTLRIEDMTEFINLLS, from the coding sequence ATGAAAGACTGTGAGGCATTAATTATAGGAGGCTCTGCCGGAAGTCTGGACGTACTGTTAAAAGTACTGCCAGGACTCAGCCCTGCGCTCAGTTTTCCTATTATCATTGTAGTTCACAGAAAACATGGGGCAGATTCGCTGCTGCCGGAATTACTTTCAGGACGAACCAGCCTGATTGTAAAAGAAATTGACGAAAAAGAGCCTATTCTGGCGGGCACAATTTACATTGCACCTTCAGATTATCATACATTAATAGAAAAAGACAAGAGTTTTTCACTCGATTATTCAGAAAAAATAAATTATTCCCGTCCGGCAATAGACGCAACATTTCAAACAGCTGCCGAAGTTTACAAAACTAAATTAGTGTGTTTATTGCTCTCAGGATCCAATTCTGATGGGGTAAATGGATTAATCAGCGTAAAAGCATGGGGTGGAATTACTGCAATTCAGGACCCGGCCACAGCCCAGGTTTCTTATATGCCACAGCAAGCTGCCATCCATGCTAAAATAGATTACACTTTACGCATTGAAGATATGACAGAATTCATAAATTTGTTGTCCTAA
- a CDS encoding response regulator translates to MAEQKKVFIFDDNTDILELCTFILEDAGYEIKTSSTSNNIIEQVMAYIPDIIFMDNWLPDVGGIDATRALKSDEKLKNIPVIYFSANNDVMSLADEAGADGYLSKPFDIQELENIILKHLPS, encoded by the coding sequence ATGGCCGAGCAAAAAAAAGTATTCATTTTTGATGATAATACCGACATACTTGAATTATGTACCTTTATTCTTGAAGACGCTGGTTATGAAATTAAAACCTCTTCTACCTCGAATAATATCATAGAACAGGTTATGGCCTATATTCCGGATATTATTTTTATGGATAACTGGTTACCTGACGTCGGTGGTATTGATGCCACCAGAGCGCTAAAAAGTGATGAAAAACTGAAGAATATCCCTGTTATCTATTTTTCTGCCAATAATGATGTAATGTCTCTGGCAGATGAAGCTGGTGCAGATGGTTATTTGTCCAAACCTTTCGATATCCAGGAATTGGAAAATATCATTTTGAAACACCTTCCTTCTTAA
- a CDS encoding dipeptidyl-peptidase 3 family protein, with product MNKTTKAALFLAGCSIIAGIGSCTNTSGTKTATTTTTEKPGAVKDSLQEYVHNRLDIYETVKLTTNLNVLSANERKILPLLIQAAQIMDELFWKQAYPQRDSLLAGLKDEKTKEFIKINYGPWDRLNGDKPFIAGIGAKPEGASFYPAGMTKAELEKSTLKDKFNAYSVIQKDSTGKLISVPYHVIYASELQRASSLLKQAALMTEDAGFKKYLNLRADALMNDNFTVSDYAWLDMKTNILDIIIGPIENYEDKMFNARTSYEAYVLVKDKVWSKRLAKYVSMLPELQKGLPVAEKYKKEKPGTDSELNAYDVVYYAGDCNSGSKTIAVNLPNDEVIQQKKGTRRSQLKNAMKAKFDKILVPIAAELIDKDQQQYINFDAFFANVMFHEVAHGLGIKNTVTGKGFVKEALKEQSGWLEEGKADILGLYMVTGLLKKGELTGDIKTYYTTFMAGLLRSVRFGASSAHGKANMQCFNFFKEKGAFVRTANGTYKVDFTKFQTAMNDLSNVILTLQGNGDKAAVEKVQKTYAVISPELKADLDKLSKKGIPVDIIFEQGVDVLGVN from the coding sequence ATGAACAAAACTACCAAAGCAGCCTTATTTTTAGCAGGATGCTCGATTATTGCAGGCATAGGATCCTGTACTAACACATCGGGAACCAAAACAGCTACAACGACAACAACAGAGAAACCAGGTGCAGTCAAAGACAGTTTACAGGAATATGTACACAACAGACTGGATATTTATGAAACGGTTAAACTAACGACTAATCTGAATGTACTGAGTGCAAATGAGCGAAAAATACTTCCTCTGCTTATCCAGGCTGCCCAGATTATGGATGAATTGTTCTGGAAACAAGCGTATCCGCAGCGTGACAGCCTGCTGGCAGGACTGAAAGATGAAAAAACTAAAGAATTTATTAAAATAAATTATGGCCCATGGGACAGGTTAAATGGTGATAAACCATTTATTGCAGGCATCGGGGCTAAACCAGAAGGCGCTTCCTTCTATCCTGCCGGGATGACTAAAGCAGAACTGGAAAAATCTACCTTAAAAGATAAATTCAATGCCTATTCGGTGATTCAAAAAGATTCAACAGGAAAACTGATCAGCGTTCCTTACCATGTTATCTATGCTTCAGAACTTCAAAGAGCTTCGAGCTTATTAAAACAAGCGGCATTAATGACTGAGGATGCAGGATTTAAAAAATATCTGAACCTTAGAGCAGATGCATTGATGAATGATAATTTTACTGTAAGTGATTATGCCTGGTTAGATATGAAGACCAATATTCTGGATATCATTATCGGCCCTATTGAGAATTACGAAGACAAAATGTTCAATGCACGTACCTCTTACGAAGCTTATGTTTTAGTAAAAGATAAAGTGTGGAGCAAGCGCCTGGCAAAATATGTAAGTATGCTGCCTGAATTACAAAAAGGACTGCCAGTTGCTGAAAAATACAAAAAAGAGAAACCAGGTACAGATTCAGAATTAAACGCTTATGATGTTGTTTATTATGCTGGTGACTGTAACTCAGGCTCTAAAACCATCGCGGTTAATTTACCGAATGATGAGGTAATTCAGCAGAAAAAAGGCACACGCAGATCACAATTGAAAAATGCAATGAAGGCTAAGTTCGATAAGATCCTGGTTCCGATTGCAGCTGAACTGATCGATAAAGATCAACAGCAATACATTAATTTTGATGCATTCTTTGCCAATGTAATGTTCCATGAAGTAGCACATGGCCTGGGTATCAAAAACACTGTTACTGGTAAAGGTTTTGTAAAAGAAGCGCTTAAAGAACAATCCGGATGGCTGGAAGAAGGCAAAGCAGACATATTAGGTCTTTACATGGTTACCGGCCTGTTGAAAAAAGGGGAGTTAACTGGTGATATTAAAACCTACTATACCACTTTTATGGCTGGCTTACTTCGTTCAGTAAGATTTGGGGCTTCAAGTGCACACGGTAAAGCAAACATGCAGTGTTTCAACTTCTTCAAAGAGAAGGGCGCATTTGTAAGAACAGCAAACGGAACTTATAAAGTAGATTTCACGAAATTCCAGACTGCAATGAATGACCTGAGCAATGTCATCCTTACCCTGCAAGGTAATGGAGATAAGGCTGCGGTAGAGAAAGTACAGAAAACCTATGCGGTAATCAGTCCTGAACTAAAAGCAGACTTAGACAAGTTAAGCAAAAAAGGAATCCCGGTTGATATCATATTCGAACAGGGAGTTGATGTATTGGGTGTAAACTAA
- a CDS encoding N-acetylmuramoyl-L-alanine amidase, whose amino-acid sequence MRQIPISKNILLLSIPLLFLAACSTNKYAATNKIYKTQAKGFGDILTAMPPVNQNIETLPADQQSFVGSVNFGIRKPNFIIIHHTAMTSTEGTIRAFTKKETQTSAHYIVGRDGKVVQMVNDYLRANHAGVAKWGNEYDLNSCSLGIELDNNGNEPYSEAQMNSLIALLTSLKKKYNIPASNIIGHSDIAPKRKIDPNKFPWKQLADRGFGLWYDDVLQIPPVEFDPAIALRIIGYDVSNLPAAIVAFKRHFVQVDITPVLTDGDKMILYNLYQKY is encoded by the coding sequence ATGAGACAAATCCCTATAAGTAAAAACATTTTACTGTTAAGCATCCCTTTGCTTTTCCTTGCGGCCTGTTCAACGAACAAATATGCAGCAACGAATAAGATCTATAAGACCCAGGCTAAAGGGTTCGGTGATATCCTGACAGCGATGCCACCGGTGAATCAGAATATTGAGACGCTTCCGGCTGATCAGCAGTCTTTTGTAGGCTCTGTGAATTTTGGTATCCGTAAACCTAATTTTATTATTATCCATCATACAGCGATGACCTCTACAGAGGGAACAATCAGAGCATTTACCAAGAAGGAAACGCAAACCAGTGCGCATTACATTGTTGGAAGAGACGGAAAAGTAGTACAAATGGTGAATGATTACCTGCGTGCAAACCATGCTGGTGTGGCGAAATGGGGTAATGAATATGATTTGAATTCTTGTTCTTTAGGGATTGAACTGGATAACAATGGAAATGAACCTTATTCTGAGGCGCAAATGAATAGCCTGATTGCGCTATTAACCTCGCTGAAGAAAAAATATAATATACCAGCTTCAAATATTATCGGACATTCAGATATCGCGCCTAAACGTAAGATTGATCCTAATAAATTTCCATGGAAACAGCTTGCTGACAGAGGTTTTGGTTTATGGTATGATGATGTATTGCAAATTCCTCCTGTTGAATTTGATCCGGCTATCGCTCTGCGTATTATTGGTTATGATGTAAGTAACCTGCCGGCGGCCATCGTTGCTTTTAAACGTCATTTTGTACAGGTAGACATCACACCGGTATTAACTGATGGTGATAAAATGATCTTATATAATCTTTATCAGAAGTATTAA
- a CDS encoding glutamine--tRNA ligase/YqeY domain fusion protein, with translation MSEERSLNFIEEIIENDLNSGKYKTLVTRFPPEPNGYLHIGHAKAICLNFGLTQKYGGYTNLRFDDTNPVTEKTEYVDSQQEDIKWLGFEWKHELYTSDYFDTLYDFAVKLIENGLAYVDHGTAEEIAGLKGTPTESGTDSPYRSRSVEENLALFSSMKAGELEDGACILRAKIDMSSPNMLMRDPIIYRIKHAEHHRTGNKWCIYPMYDFAHGQSDSIEEITHSICTLEYVSHRELYDWFIAKLGIFPSHQYEFARLNLTYTVMSKRKLLQLVNDGVVTGWDDPRMPTISGLRRRGYTPESIREFCERIGIAKRENLIELSLLEFCVREHLNKTANRVMAVLDPIKLVITNYPEGKEEILIGENNPEAEDKGGLREIPFSNELWIEREDFMEEPAKKWFRLAPGTMVRLKNAYIVKCEDFKKDADGNVTEIHCTYIPESKSGEDTSEIHVKGTIHWVSTKHAKTAEIRVYDRLFSVESPDSEEGDFKDYLHPDSVKVIKEAYIEPYLAGADLESRYQFIRKGYYCLDKDSTADHLVFNQTVGLKDAWAKAKK, from the coding sequence ATGAGTGAGGAAAGATCATTGAACTTTATTGAAGAGATCATTGAAAACGATTTAAATAGTGGAAAGTACAAAACTTTAGTTACACGTTTTCCACCTGAACCTAATGGATATTTACATATCGGTCATGCTAAGGCTATCTGCCTGAATTTTGGATTAACCCAGAAATATGGTGGTTATACCAACCTGAGATTTGATGATACAAATCCTGTGACCGAAAAAACCGAGTACGTAGACAGTCAGCAGGAAGACATCAAATGGTTAGGTTTTGAATGGAAACATGAATTATATACTTCAGATTATTTTGATACTTTATATGATTTTGCCGTTAAGTTAATAGAAAATGGTCTTGCTTATGTAGATCATGGTACTGCTGAAGAAATTGCAGGCTTAAAAGGTACGCCAACAGAATCAGGTACTGACAGTCCATACCGCAGCCGTAGTGTAGAAGAAAACCTGGCCTTGTTCAGCAGCATGAAAGCTGGTGAACTGGAAGACGGAGCTTGTATCCTGCGTGCAAAAATTGATATGTCAAGCCCTAACATGCTGATGCGTGATCCGATTATTTACCGTATCAAACATGCAGAACATCACCGTACAGGCAACAAATGGTGTATCTATCCAATGTACGATTTTGCCCATGGTCAGAGTGACAGTATTGAGGAAATTACGCATTCGATCTGTACACTTGAATATGTTTCTCACCGTGAGTTATATGATTGGTTTATTGCAAAACTGGGCATCTTCCCTTCACACCAGTACGAGTTTGCACGTTTAAACCTTACTTATACAGTAATGAGTAAACGTAAACTGTTACAATTAGTGAATGATGGTGTAGTAACCGGATGGGATGACCCACGCATGCCTACGATCAGCGGACTTAGAAGAAGAGGTTATACACCAGAAAGTATCCGTGAATTCTGTGAAAGAATCGGAATCGCGAAAAGAGAAAACCTGATTGAACTGAGCCTGTTGGAATTCTGTGTCCGTGAGCATTTAAATAAAACAGCGAACCGTGTAATGGCAGTTCTTGATCCTATTAAATTAGTGATTACAAACTATCCTGAAGGTAAAGAAGAAATTCTGATTGGGGAGAACAACCCTGAGGCTGAAGATAAAGGCGGCCTGAGAGAAATCCCTTTCAGCAATGAACTTTGGATCGAAAGAGAAGATTTCATGGAAGAACCTGCTAAAAAATGGTTCAGACTGGCTCCTGGTACAATGGTAAGGTTGAAAAACGCTTATATTGTGAAATGTGAAGATTTCAAAAAAGATGCAGACGGAAACGTTACTGAAATCCACTGTACTTATATCCCTGAGTCTAAAAGCGGCGAGGATACCAGCGAAATCCATGTAAAAGGGACTATTCACTGGGTAAGTACGAAACACGCTAAAACTGCTGAAATCAGAGTTTATGACCGTTTATTCTCGGTAGAATCTCCTGATAGCGAAGAAGGCGATTTCAAAGACTACCTGCACCCTGACAGCGTAAAAGTTATCAAAGAAGCTTATATAGAGCCTTATCTGGCTGGTGCTGATCTGGAATCAAGATACCAGTTTATCCGTAAAGGCTATTATTGCCTCGATAAAGATTCAACAGCAGATCACCTGGTTTTCAATCAAACTGTTGGTTTGAAAGACGCCTGGGCGAAAGCAAAGAAATAA
- a CDS encoding cobalamin B12-binding domain-containing protein, which translates to MSKTLNRPIRILVAKVGLDGHDRGAKVIATSLRDAGMEVIYTGLRQTPEMVVNTALQEDVDAIGVSILSGAHMTVFPKIVEFMKQKKLTNVLLTGGGIIPESDMEKLKEIGVGELFAPGTTMVTIVDYIRDWANENRNF; encoded by the coding sequence ATGAGCAAAACATTAAATAGGCCAATTCGGATTTTAGTGGCCAAAGTTGGCCTTGATGGTCATGACCGCGGAGCGAAAGTGATCGCAACATCCTTACGTGATGCCGGTATGGAAGTGATTTATACCGGTTTACGGCAAACCCCAGAAATGGTGGTCAACACTGCATTGCAGGAAGATGTGGACGCGATCGGAGTTTCTATTTTATCAGGTGCACACATGACAGTTTTTCCTAAAATTGTGGAGTTCATGAAACAAAAGAAGCTGACTAATGTATTATTAACTGGTGGTGGGATCATTCCCGAATCAGATATGGAAAAACTCAAAGAGATTGGAGTGGGAGAATTATTTGCACCGGGAACAACCATGGTGACTATCGTCGATTATATCCGTGACTGGGCTAACGAAAACAGAAACTTTTAA